The stretch of DNA TCTTTGCCCAGCGCATGTTATGCATCGAGCCGAAAAGCGAATATGCCGATGTAATGGAACGGGCGCTTTACAATACGGTATTGAGCGGAATATCGCTGGACGGGAAGCGCTTCTTCTATGTGAACCCCCTTGAGGTTTACCCAAACGCCATCGGAAAAAACGCCATCTACAACCATGTCAAGCCGGAGCGGCAAGGCTGGTTCGGTTGCGCTTGCTGTCCTCCCAATATTGTGCGGCTGCTCGCATCGCTGGGGCAATACGTATATTCGACAAAAGGCGATACGATATACTGCCATCTTTATATTGGCGGCCAAACGGAATGGAATTTTGGCAACGCGACGATTCGCTTGCGGCAAAATTCCGATTATACGTGGAACGGCAAAAGCCGGTTTGTTTTCACGATGGATCGCCCTGCCGACTATACGCTGGCCTTGCGGATTCCGGATTGGACGAATCAGGCGGAAATTTGGGTTAACGGCGCGCCTTACGAATTGTCCGCCAAAAACTTGGCGGACGGGTATGCGCTGGTAAAACGGACGTGGCAGCCGGGAGATACGGTTGACGTCGCATTCTCCATGCCGGTGCTGCGGATGAAAGGGCACCCGCATATTCGCCAGACGGCGGGAAAAACCGCGCTGCAACGCGGACCGTTCGTGTATTGCATGGAAGAAGCGGATAACGGCGAAAACCTGCATCGCATCATATTGCCGCCCGACGGTGAAGTGCGCGCCGCTTTTGACAAGGAACTGCTTGGCGGAGTGCAAGTGCTGACAGCGCAGGGGAAACGCTTCGAAGCGGACGGACAGTGGCGGGAAAAGCTGTACCGCAGCGATGCGGCGGAGAAAACGGTGCCGGTTAAGATCAAGCTAATCCCCTACTTCGCCTGGGCAAACCGCGGAGTTGGGGAAATGAGGGTATGGATTTCATAAATTGGCGATTGTTGCGCCCTTTACTTTGAAGCGAAATATGACTGCATTGTAACGGGCGCTTCAATATATTACAACAGAAACAGGCCCATAGGAGGTGAAAATGGCCGCGACGCAATTGCGAATCGGAGGAGGTAGAGAGACTGCTGCAATCTGCGGAATTTCCGTAAGCCCATTTTAAAGGAGGAATTTAGGATGATGGAAAAGCTGGACAATTTCCCGGCATCATGGGAATTAAGTCTGCGAAGAATCTTGATCGCAGCGTGTTTTTTTACACTGATAGCAATCTGCTTTCTGCTCATGCCAAGCAATGTGTTCGCCTACTCGATGTCGGACGCGAATTTTAGCGTCACCACGGGCGCTAACGGCGAAATCAACTCCTTGCGCATAAGCGGCGATACGTTCCCCACCAATTATGTCATGAATCCAACGAACGCGCCGAAGCAAAACACTTCAGACCACCAGTGGCTCGGCGAGCTGATGTTTACCTACCGGTTGAACAACGGCGCCTGGACGAAAGCATGGACCAACAAATCAGGCGATGTCCGCGTGCAAAGCCAATCCGGCAATACGGTCAATATCACCTATCAAAATTCCGGCAACGCGGAGGGCATCCGCAATTTCCGGGTGGACGAGTCCTATTCGTTGGCGAACGGCTCCCTGCGGTGGCAGATTAAGGTCACAAATACGAGCAGCCAAACGTTGGAGATCGGGGACTTTGGCCTTCCGCTTCCGTTCAACGAATATTGGACGGGCGGCAACAACGAGGAAATTTACGAAACGAGAGTTGTGACGCACTCGTTTATCGGCAACAACAGCTCTTACATTACAGTGATGAGGCCCAGCGGCATCGGCCCGTTTCTGTTGATGGTTCCGGATGCAAGCACAGGAGCCGGATTCGAGTATATGGACAACTGGCGGATTCAGGACCATCCCGGCAGCATGTGGGCGGCCGATCAGGGTGGCTGGATTGAAGGTTTGAGCGTTTATTACATTCATTCCAATGTCATCAAGAGCACCAACCGTGGCTACTTGCCGAATACCAGCCTCATTTTGGCGCCGGGCGCGAGCAAAACGTACGCGTTCAAATTTTTCAAAGTGGCGAACGATCAGGAAGTAAAAGATCGGTTGTACAGCGAAGGTCTGGTCGATGTTACGGTTGTGCCCGGCATGATCGTTCCGACCGACCAAATTGCCAAATTCGATCTGCATACCATAAAGACAATTACTTCCGTCGCCGCCCAATATCCCGGGGAGACGACCATCACCCCGCTCGGAGTTACGGGAACGAACCACAAAATCTATCAATTGACGATGAATCATCTCGG from Bacilli bacterium encodes:
- a CDS encoding beta-L-arabinofuranosidase domain-containing protein; the encoded protein is KEPGARWTNLCECHELYCAGHLIEAAVAYYRATGKSKLLDVACKFADHIDSVFGPEPEKLKGYDGHQEIELALVKLYHVTNNAKYLRLSRFFLDERGQTPHFFLEEWKKRGRTVHFPDLTMIHDHAYNQSHLPVRQQEQAVGHAVRLVYMGAGMADVAAETGDAALLEASRKLWRNIVSRRMYITGGIGSQSYGESFTFDYDLPNDTAYSESCAAIGLIFFAQRMLCIEPKSEYADVMERALYNTVLSGISLDGKRFFYVNPLEVYPNAIGKNAIYNHVKPERQGWFGCACCPPNIVRLLASLGQYVYSTKGDTIYCHLYIGGQTEWNFGNATIRLRQNSDYTWNGKSRFVFTMDRPADYTLALRIPDWTNQAEIWVNGAPYELSAKNLADGYALVKRTWQPGDTVDVAFSMPVLRMKGHPHIRQTAGKTALQRGPFVYCMEEADNGENLHRIILPPDGEVRAAFDKELLGGVQVLTAQGKRFEADGQWREKLYRSDAAEKTVPVKIKLIPYFAWANRGVGEMRVWIS